In Anomaloglossus baeobatrachus isolate aAnoBae1 chromosome 6, aAnoBae1.hap1, whole genome shotgun sequence, the genomic stretch agacttgcattagtggcggattgcgactgatgaccctgcgttgcgtccgctgcatcgcggtccgtcgttttttgactgaccgccgggcgaggaacaacgcagaatgtaacgtttttcgggccgtcgaaaacaacgcaccgtgcaggaatccgtcgccatccgtcacacttgcaatggatgtctatggtgctggattccgtcgtaatctgtcttacgacggaatccagcactggattccgtcatgctctactgagcatgcccagcatgtttggcacgcccactgggctgtcccaaacacaaacggatcatgactgatccgtcaaaaaacggacacacagcggatgtaactgacgcaactgatccgttttttcacaggattcctgtgaaaggaatcctgtgaaaaaaaacatcagttgcatcagttgacatctaaaaaaacaactgatccgttgctgacggacctgacggattgaaaacaacggaaatgtgaacttagccttagacgtGAAACTTGGGGGCCTGTCACCTCCCTTAAAGGTGTCTGGAGTTGTGACATTCACCAACCAGTTCctccattgttcacaatgaagaggtcatcagtgtgggatgtggccaaaggacgtccacttctctgcctttctgtgactcttccagtctctctgtgtctctgtacaacctgctggtgacactctgtgactctcTAACCTTAATGGTCACTGCTGTCTGAGAacctcctgcttgaagcctcacaatggcgcggtgctgctgatcaattgttgGGGGTCGTTTTggcctcatgatgtcaaaatgtgaacagcgcgATGAGAACgctttaataccaattctaattgaaccctgaaatgtattgggcaattcatggatcaaacacctgctgtgaattttgccattaagctccttgttagagaacagcaaattgTACAAatagtcctgaaacattgaacagttgaacATGAGCAACCAAAAGATGAGagaaggtcacctgaaaaggtcagaggCCATATGGGGTCATCCGGGAATTTCACTCGAAAGCCAAATACGCcagcctttttgtgagtagtgtacatTCTCTGGTTACACTATAGTCTGTGGTATGACACTTTACATCTTGCTTTGCCCCTGCAGGATTATCACGTCATTCTGCTTCATGACTGCAGCGACGGGCAGAGGTTTATCTATGATCTGGACACGGTGCTGCCGTTTCCGTGTCCTTGTGATACCTACATTAAGGAAGCTCTCCGCTCAGATGACCTTATCCATAAGGACTTCAAAAGGTAAACTGCTGGACTATCAGACTGTCGTAGTAAAATGCCACGGCTTAGTGTGTTGCTGCTTATTTCCAGATCGGCGTCTGATGATGTCACATCTGCACATACGCTgacgagcaaaagagtaacaatgttttcaactttttactttcaggctccatatctcaccatccactacagctttgaacgtgagacgaccttcattttatagacaatcttcttggctatctcatacataaatgtgacttgtggctattcagcatatgattagttatgcagattcttgtcatgtcactgcattgttactgttttgctcctggttgtgggaaaatctttttcttcctgtatactacaaattacaacctgttctcacattccctaatagctcagtgtgttattaggttgattcccaagtggaaggtcactggttcgaatcgaggagccgccatgaagaagatttcccaagaaaagagaaaccgaaTCATCCAGCTcctcgatagcggtctctcggccaagaaaattggcaAACTGCATCGTGTGAGGCCATGACCGTaagaaaaatacaaaaagaaaTCCGTCcagccattcaaaagccaagagatggacgtccaggcaaaatatcggagtcaacaagccgctcatcacaaggtctatcagttctggagacacccggcagtggaggtgtCTCgtgtgcttcataatagtgagatcacagacgtccatgtaaCCACCGAGCGACGTGTgtaacacaagtctggaatggtggcccgaaaaaaggtgaagaagccgcaactccaatatcatcataagaagcattggcaCAAGTTTGCAAACGAATGAAAAGTggaaagtagaagattggaaacgggggatttggagagatgagatgaaagtcaatagacggctctgatggggcaaatgggtctggaagaaacaagggaaaaaggggctaatggatcgagaaactGAAAGAAATGCCAAGTTCAGTGGATGAAGCCTGATGATATGTGTATGtttacagccaaaggcattggacacttgaccaggatggatggtggtctccatgctgagctatatgtgagtgtcctacaagatgagttacttcgtacactcgagtgCTATGGGTATAAATAGGACGACATAATGTCCAGCAGGAGAACGACTTGAAGCATAcggcgagattggagaagaaatggatcAATgagaatgaagtagaggagctggattatcTCCACAGTCAccggacctcaacccaatccaacacttgtgggaaaAGGTGAAGGAAAAAGCTGTATATATCCCCAAGTgagtgaccagtatacaccaacactgggaacgtggagaagagacctggatTTTGGTCCAGCCATGCTTGAATCTGAtgaagagcccagaaggattcagacaaaggtggatttacaaaatattaacaaaataataaaatgtaaatttagatttgtaggagcaaaacagtaacaatgcactgACCGGACAAGAATCTGACtatttaatcatatgctaaatagctgcaagtcacatttatgtatgagatagccaagattgcctataaaatgaaggttgtctcggGCTCAAAGCTGTAgacgatggtgagatatggagcctggaagtgaaaagctcaaaacattgttacccttttgctcgtcagggtGCAGGATACATGCTTGCGTCTGTCAAGTATATGTGGATGCAATATAATCAGTGCAGCTCTCACCCAGTAAGCGGTGCCCAACAATCTCCCGCCTGTTGCTGCTTTAATTTCAttgtttcactttttttttctaattCTATTGTTCTTCCATGTCTGATCTTGGTTACTATGGATGTCAGCGGCTCCCGACAGGCTCCATCTACTGTTATAGGGATTACAAAAATCAATCGTACAcgagaaaataagcaactttgtaatagatCTTCTTAGAGAAACCTGCTTCTTTCTCTTCCTGCATTGATCATTCATTCACAATATTCTCAATTCACCGTTAAAATCTGATCTTGGTGAATACAGActgttcccattactgagagagatgacagttggtgcctataaagttctatggagagtaTTTACTGTGCACTTGCAGCAGGATCTCTGTGTCTTCTAGTTGTTCCCTCCTCCATAGAACATTATGAGCACTAActgtcatctcttatctcagtaattgGAGAATCTGTCTTCACTCGATACAGACTTTACCCATAAAACCATCTACAATGGAAAAAGGCAGCACAGAAGCATATATCATAGGAAGTTTTTCGAAACCTTGCACGTACGTGGTATATTCCTGGCCTGGCACATGCATTGGTACCTGCTGTGGGCAGTGCCATCACTTGCATACTGTGCCCTTTGGTAAGACTTTTGCAAAGACGGAACCTTCTTTAGATAACccgccccaaaaaataaaaaagttatctgTTCAAGTCAATCTTAGGCCAAAAATGGCAGGAAATTTATTGTTGCAGTTCCCATTCTGTCCACTTGATGTCAGCATTTAATTAAATTAGTTACTtggagggttttttgtttttttttttttttttgttttttgttttttttttttcctttcctataTACAAAATAGAAAATACGTGTTAGATAAATTTTTGTACGGAGAATGATGCCACTTAGATCAGCCCCGTTCTCTACAGTCTCAGCCAGAGGTCTCAAATACAGGTCTCAGGCTGCTTTTTGCGGCCCACAGGCTCGTGCCCCCCCCCTTGACGATCGCATCAGGGGCCGCAGTcgtcactgctttatttcagatgaatatTTTATTGGCGCTGCGTAGAGTGAAGCTATTTCTGCACACGTCCAAAGGCAGCCGTTGGCCAATCAGGGGCAAGCAGCTGATGCGAATAACGTCACCTGCTTTCCTCTGATAGGCCGGCGGCTGCCATTTGAATAGTGCAGAGAGCTTGATTCTGCGCGGCAGTGGCAAAATGTTCATCTGAAGTTTTGATGAAATGCTGACTGCACAATCGTCAAGGGGGGGCTCGTGGCCGCAGGCCGCAAGAGGATgccgagggaacagaggacagatgagAAGACAGATGAGATGTgtctgtaagtgtgtgtgtgtatgtggaatggcacaataggggaccagggtgGGACAGTGCTAGAAGACgatcagtaaaggggacattactacaactaGAGGACCTCCATGGGCACATTAttaaaaagggacaaggatggggcacattactacaggatgggcacaaggatgggtcacattactacaggatgaggcacattactacagtatgggacaaggatggggcacattactacagtatgggacaaggatggggcacattactacagtatgggacaaggatggggcacattactacagtatgaggcacattactacagtatgaggcacattactacagtatgaggcacattactatagtatgaggcacattactacagtatgggacaaggatggggcacattactacagtatgaggcacattactacagtatgaggcacattactacagtatgggacaaggatagggcacattactacaggatgaggcacattactacagtatgaggcacattactacagtatgggacaaggatgaggcacattactacaggatgggacaaggatggggcacattactacaggatggggcacattactacagtatgaggcacattactacagtatgaggcacattactacagtatgggacaaggatggggcacattactacagtatgaggcacattactacagtatgaggcacattactacagtatgggacaaggatgaggcacattactacaggatgggacaaggatggggcacattactacaggatgaggcacattaccacaggatggggacaaggatgaggcacattactacagaatggggacaaaggtggggcacattagtaaaagggaacaaggatggacatattactacacaaatatgttcaaaaacagtgatccaaaggtgtagagaaaaaaacaaaatatggtaccaataaatgtTAATTTGTCCTGCAATCAATGCAGCCCcccctaaattattttttttatgtgcagcccatacactcagctgagtttgagacccctggtctaagctCTCCATCTCTGTGCCATTTGTTTTTTGTCTTAATTGATTTGGAAATGAATGTCAGACAACCAAAATTTTAggacattttttttattcattttattttatttatttatttttgcatattCCCATGTAgtctaaaagattttttttttttccttttacataaAAAATGTGGGTATAAGTTTTCATTAAATCAATGTGTgggttttcttgtttttttttaatgcatttttttcccCCAATAGACTTCTGGTGGgaacctgaaaaaaaaaaagagaaatcggAATGATCAATTGCAGAAATGTTGCGGCAAAATAATGTAGGATATATTCATAGATCTCCCTACTCTTATGATATTATACAATATACATGTTCACTTCTAGGAAATTAAGGGTAATCCGGGCAGATGAGTATCTCAAGACATTCGCCTCTGATCGATCCCATATGAAAGATGCCAGCAATCAATGGAGGAAACCTCCACCCCCTTATCCTTGTATAAAGACATCAGGTGAGTGATCCACTTCTCTTCAGGTTGGTGCCTCTGCGACATTTTTATCAATACGACATTAATCATAATCTGCTCCATCTGCCAATAATTATCTTCCaactacatcctgtattatactccagagcggcactcactattctgctggtgcagtcactgtgtacatacattacattactgatcctgagctacatcctgtattatactccagagctgcactcactattctgctggtgcagtcactgtatacatacattacattacttatcctgtactaatccggagttacctcctgtattatattccagagctgcactcactattctgctggtgcagtcactgtgtacatacattacattactgatcctgagctacatcctgtattatactccagagctgcactcactattctgctggtgcagtcactgtatacatacatttacattactgatcctgtactgatcctgagctacatcctgtattatactccagagctgcactcactattctgctggtgcagtcactgtgtacatacaatacattactgatcctgagttacatcctgtattatactccagagctgaactcactattctgctggtgcagtcactgtgtacatacattacattactgatcctgagttacctcctgtattatactccagagctgcactcactgttctgctggtgcagtcactgtgtacatacattactgatcctgagttacctcctgtattatactccagagcggcactcactattctgctggtgcagtcactgtgtacatacattacattactgatcctgagctacatcctgtattatactccagagctgcactcactattctgctggtgcagtcactgtatacatacattacattacttatcctgtactaatccggagttacctcctgtattatattccagagctgcactcactattctgctggtgcagtcactgtgtacatacattacattactgatcctgagctacatcctgtattatactccagagctgcactcactattctgctggtgcagtcactgtatacatacatttacattactgatcctgtactgatcctgagctacatcctgtattatactccagagctgcactcactattctgctggtgcagtcactgtgtacatacaatacattactgatcctgagttacatcctgtattatactccagagctgaactcactattctgctggtgcagtcactgtgtacatacattacattactgatcctgagttacctcctgtattatactccagagctgcactcactgttctgctggtgcagtcactgtgtacacacattacattacttatcctgagttacctcctgtattatactccagagctgaactcactattctgctggtgcagtcactgtgtacacacattacattacttatcctgagttacctcctgtattatactccagagctgcactcactattctgctggtgcagtcgctgtgtacatacattacattactgatcctgagttacatcctgt encodes the following:
- the NTAQ1 gene encoding protein N-terminal glutamine amidohydrolase isoform X2, with protein sequence MQAAASPPPVLADRSDCCYTSCYCEENVWKLCESVRERDPRALQEIYTVFISNHSKMIPIWKQKCGDGKDPVIWDYHVILLHDCSDGQRFIYDLDTVLPFPCPCDTYIKEALRSDDLIHKDFKRKLRVIRADEYLKTFASDRSHMKDASNQWRKPPPPYPCIKTSERKGHAGPT